ttttatcaatTCCATAATTTACTACATCATAAGcatgttttaaaaatttgtattttttatgatacACTTTTTCTTCTCGAAGTCTTGTTTTTCTCCaacaatttttttcatatgttTGACTTAAAAATGTTGTTTTGTGTATGTTTAGTTGTTTTCCTCGATTATATAATTCCCTGAATGTTTGTAAAACATTCTTCTTCACTTTCCTTATCAAAgtcatatttataaaatcattctcaacaaaaaatataaacataaattaataaataaatataaataaataaatatatatatatatgtatatacatatgaagaaggaatattctttttacgaatatgtttttaaaacaatataatttatgttttatttgaatttttttaacaCAAACCaattacatattataaaattttaaaaatatgtacacATGTTTAACTGTACACATAATAGCaatatttgaattattataaatatataaaaatatatatataatatttttattataccaaaattttataaatattaaaaagttaatagttttcaaaaaaaacaaaaaaaaaaaaaaaagaagaaaattcatatacatataacaAATGACACAccatttttatgtattatttaatagAGAAAAAACAGATATggtattattatcttctaAACAGAAATAAACAGAAGAAGATATACAAGAatcaataatatatgaaaggtgctgatataaaatatcaattttttttccatatatatcataaatataagtaGTATAAAAGTTTTTATCTGACATTTCattaattttctttatattagaatttataaaaataaaatatttttgaaaaaatgattgataataaaagttcatttttcttattGTTGACGCTTGATGTAAACCTGTAAAATCATAGATAATCTTTTCACTTTTTGTTATGAATTTATCAATATGTTccacattattattattattattattattacttatTAATGAATGCgtattattatcttcattgttaatatcattttcttGTGTGATTAACTTATCATGAGtttcattttgtatataattttgattCGAAATggaataattatttttaattgttACACATGAAATGTTTGGAcatatttgaaaaataaaggTAATAAATCTTCCATCATTTAGGcctattattatatgtatatttttattactttttgTATTTACACTTATTATTGAATTAACCTTAGCGTTCTTTGATATATAGAATGCAtaagaaaagaaattttgtggtacatttttaaaaatattttcttttgaattgtcaaagaaaaaagtgttttttttatttacattatcTTCAGTATCATcaaataatgtatataattgttttttatCGATCTTGTATATATCCTCAGCATTTccaataatatattgagAGACATCTTGTCCCATATTcacattataatattcatcataataaaataatgaatcattttttacattatcatttgttaataaatcatttacaaggttataaaaatgttcactaataaatataaaaactaAATAACCACAGGTTGTTCCTAGATATACAAAATGACCTTGATGTCCAttaaattgttttttttctttatctacatatatgaaattaaaatcatatattaatgtataatttatattcatgTTGTTTTTTGGCCTTTgaattttaattttcttgtcatatataatttgttttccatttttacaattaataaaagaaagaaaataatCCTTATTTGAGCCAACACAAATTATGGTTTCATCATCAAAAAGAAAATCAAAACATTTTATagaaaatgtaaaataaGAAATGCATAAAGATAATGGAGATAAAGAGAtatcttcttcttcttcatcatctTGTTCATCTTGTTTATCATGTTCATGATAATTATCTATTTTTTGTtctatatcatttttattataataaggTCCTTGTAGCCCTAAGATATTATTACTAACATTTTCCCCCTTATCATATTGATCTTTTTTTCTGGTATCAATAAACTTGTCcatttttccttttttcattaaataatattccATATTAGTAAGCATATCTACTTGTTCATTCCTTCTctcttttaaataatttaatgCGTTTTcagaaatattataattataaacaCTCCCATTATATGTTAGGATGGTTAATATTGATTGatccttattatttttcatcattaaAATTGGAGAGgatacattttttaatgatCCTATATATTCTAATAAAGGACAATTTTGCTTTGTCTTATATTTAAGTAAatctatatttatttctaagtaattattatttatatagaatccttttttttttaattcttcatttttattattctcattttctatcatttttttcttttttaattcttcatcttcttctttctgaacattttttttattttcatcgttttcattttttttatcttcatcctttatattttctttttttttatttgagGAAGTATCAAGGTAATTgtcataatataaatattcttcTCTAAATcctatatt
This is a stretch of genomic DNA from Plasmodium reichenowi strain SY57 chromosome 14, whole genome shotgun sequence. It encodes these proteins:
- a CDS encoding hypothetical protein (conserved Plasmodium protein, unknown function), with translation MTNKKNNDKNNDNETTNVEDNCNEDKTNSWKVHDLKYDEKIYNNNYKNDCFSFFRNIKIVNNDKSVLSNICCTYNYLFVSTFNKVYIFNFDNILNIIRENENQINNHIINKDITDNKKNMDEQDTEQMDGIYINNDNSDIIKLKDVYKKNTFFNDEESSSDDDEKNRLFDMNTFNKLLKKCNNEDVVIQNNMNNFNFNNQQIEENKNIEDNNKIMNMQMGSCNPFSNEKMNDDNIMENNNYKSKIDELENKIEKLKNELNKNSHNNNNNNNNNNINYNNSYCSRNLFNFYNLNIDLLNNIGFREEYLYYDNYLDTSSNKKKENIKDEDKKNENDENKKNVQKEEDEELKKKKMIENENNKNEELKKKGFYINNNYLEINIDLLKYKTKQNCPLLEYIGSLKNVSSPILMMKNNKDQSILTILTYNGSVYNYNISENALNYLKERRNEQVDMLTNMEYYLMKKGKMDKFIDTRKKDQYDKGENVSNNILGLQGPYYNKNDIEQKIDNYHEHDKQDEQDDEEEEDISLSPLSLCISYFTFSIKCFDFLFDDETIICVGSNKDYFLSFINCKNGKQIIYDKKIKIQRPKNNMNINYTLIYDFNFIYVDKEKKQFNGHQGHFVYLGTTCGYLVFIFISEHFYNLVNDLLTNDNVKNDSLFYYDEYYNVNMGQDVSQYIIGNAEDIYKIDKKQLYTLFDDTEDNVNKKNTFFFDNSKENIFKNVPQNFFSYAFYISKNAKVNSIISVNTKSNKNIHIIIGLNDGRFITFIFQICPNISCVTIKNNYSISNQNYIQNETHDKLITQENDINNEDNNTHSLISNNNNNNNNVEHIDKFITKSEKIIYDFTGLHQASTIRKMNFYYQSFFQKYFIFINSNIKKINEMSDKNFYTTYIYDIYGKKIDILYQHLSYIIDSCISSSVYFCLEDNNTISVFSLLNNT